A region from the Deinococcus sp. KSM4-11 genome encodes:
- a CDS encoding thermonuclease family protein, translating into MSRSILDARRQQQKRTRALRWCLVLLIVVVGLALALYISRAPSSSGGSSSGSRPHPAPAAMVSGPARVLDGDTLDIHGTRVRLYGIDAPEHDQTCRRAGKTYSCGQEAATALRGLLGQRTVVCQRRDTDRYGRTVAVCRVNGTDVNGWMVSQGHALAYRQYSTDYVPQETAARAAKRGLHAGTYVNPADFRNGETTPAPVGASARRTPYASCAQARAAGRTPILRGEGGYNAKLDGDGDGKMCE; encoded by the coding sequence ATGAGCCGATCCATTCTGGATGCCCGTCGACAGCAGCAGAAACGCACCCGCGCCCTGCGCTGGTGCCTCGTTCTTCTGATCGTGGTCGTGGGGCTGGCTCTGGCGCTGTATATCTCCAGGGCACCATCGTCATCGGGTGGTTCGTCGTCCGGTTCACGCCCGCACCCGGCGCCGGCCGCAATGGTCAGCGGCCCGGCCCGCGTGCTGGACGGCGACACCCTGGACATTCACGGCACCCGCGTGCGCCTGTACGGCATCGATGCGCCCGAACACGACCAGACGTGTCGGCGGGCCGGGAAGACTTACTCCTGCGGGCAGGAGGCGGCCACCGCGCTGCGCGGACTGCTGGGCCAGCGCACGGTGGTCTGCCAGCGGCGCGACACCGACCGGTACGGCCGCACCGTCGCCGTGTGCCGCGTGAATGGCACCGACGTGAACGGCTGGATGGTGTCGCAGGGCCACGCCCTGGCCTACCGCCAGTACAGCACCGACTACGTGCCGCAGGAGACGGCCGCCCGCGCCGCGAAACGCGGCCTGCACGCCGGCACCTACGTGAATCCGGCGGACTTCCGGAACGGAGAGACCACCCCGGCTCCGGTCGGTGCTTCGGCGCGGCGCACTCCGTACGCCTCCTGTGCGCAGGCCCGCGCCGCCGGCCGCACCCCGATCCTGCGCGGTGAGGGCGGCTACAACGCCAAACTTGACGGGGACGGCGACGGGAAGATGTGCGAATGA
- a CDS encoding RNA polymerase sigma factor, with amino-acid sequence MTLNDPLATLPDDQLVRLAVRDERAFEALVTRHAPAIHRLAALTVGPGAADDVVQEVFIALHRGLKAFRGEAQLSTWLHRVTLNACYRALATRPTIPFDQALEPAAPHSPVRAGEQHDLRARLTHALGTLPPDQREAVTLREISGLEYAEIAALTGVELGTVKSRINRGRAALRDLLIRAGVRP; translated from the coding sequence GTGACCTTGAATGACCCACTTGCCACCCTTCCCGACGACCAGCTCGTCCGCCTCGCCGTGCGGGACGAGCGGGCCTTTGAGGCGCTCGTGACGCGGCACGCTCCGGCGATCCACCGGCTGGCGGCGCTGACCGTCGGCCCTGGCGCGGCGGACGACGTGGTGCAGGAGGTCTTCATCGCACTCCACCGCGGCCTGAAGGCGTTCCGGGGCGAGGCGCAGCTCTCGACCTGGCTGCACCGCGTGACCCTCAACGCCTGTTACAGGGCGCTGGCCACCCGGCCCACCATTCCCTTCGACCAGGCCCTGGAACCCGCCGCGCCGCACAGCCCGGTGCGCGCCGGCGAGCAGCACGACCTGCGCGCCCGGCTGACCCACGCGCTGGGCACCCTGCCGCCGGACCAGCGGGAGGCGGTGACGCTGCGCGAGATCTCCGGCCTAGAGTACGCCGAGATCGCGGCGCTGACCGGGGTGGAGCTGGGCACCGTCAAGAGCCGCATCAACCGGGGCCGCGCGGCGCTGCGCGACCTGCTGATCCGCGCGGGCGTGCGCCCATGA
- a CDS encoding DNA-3-methyladenine glycosylase has translation MSRAVSVVLPVTPPFDFQKTLTFLTGFPPMQGEQGTGGELRKATRLDGQTVGFVVRRNTEGLNLTLHPERPLDGAQVRALRDRIAFFLATDVDLAPFSALADRDEAFRPVLKELHGFHQPRFLTPFEVACWAILTQRQPLAQARHMKLALAVAHGGAWEDHPAFPEPADLADLSESDVHALVPNERKSRALHAVTQAFQGVRTADLVAAPYDEVRNWLLGIHGIGEWSALFILLRGLGRVERLRVAAPDSAFLQELRRAARPVYGDLTPQELWTLADRYGDQQGHWAIYLRSRSALIPHQESAA, from the coding sequence ATGAGCAGGGCGGTGTCAGTGGTGCTGCCGGTCACGCCGCCTTTCGACTTCCAGAAGACACTGACCTTCCTGACCGGCTTCCCGCCCATGCAGGGCGAACAGGGCACGGGCGGCGAGCTGCGGAAGGCGACGCGCCTGGATGGGCAGACGGTGGGGTTCGTGGTGCGGCGGAACACGGAAGGGCTGAACCTGACCCTCCACCCGGAACGCCCGCTGGACGGAGCACAGGTGCGAGCACTGCGGGATCGGATCGCGTTCTTCCTGGCGACGGACGTCGACCTGGCGCCCTTCTCCGCGCTGGCCGACAGAGATGAGGCGTTCCGGCCTGTGCTGAAGGAACTGCATGGCTTTCACCAGCCGCGCTTCCTGACACCCTTCGAGGTGGCGTGCTGGGCGATCCTCACGCAGCGGCAACCGCTGGCGCAGGCGCGGCACATGAAGCTCGCGCTGGCCGTCGCGCACGGCGGCGCGTGGGAGGATCACCCGGCCTTTCCGGAACCCGCCGACCTGGCTGACCTGAGCGAATCGGACGTCCATGCCCTGGTGCCGAACGAGCGCAAGTCCCGCGCCCTGCACGCCGTCACGCAGGCCTTTCAGGGTGTCCGAACCGCCGATCTGGTCGCCGCGCCGTACGACGAGGTGAGGAACTGGCTGCTGGGCATCCACGGCATCGGGGAGTGGAGCGCGCTGTTCATCCTGCTGCGCGGCCTGGGGCGCGTGGAACGCCTGCGGGTGGCCGCGCCGGACAGCGCCTTCCTGCAGGAACTGCGGCGCGCGGCCCGGCCGGTGTACGGTGACCTGACCCCGCAGGAGCTGTGGACGCTCGCCGACCGCTACGGCGACCAGCAGGGCCACTGGGCCATCTACCTGCGCAGCCGCAGCGCCCTGATCCCGCACCAGGAGAGTGCCGCATGA
- a CDS encoding transcriptional regulator, whose product MKRAGLLLTALLIPSTSTWAGATDMDDLLAALRQARTLEARGEVTITVLFPPRAVPTRTARRLPLVAFTPALITRNFSVSRADGGAVAGRPTVRFDLLPRVGTRARWSLWVDQVWNIPLAYEERTATGELARRAEFVKVNPKPIRVEAAVVTQPAALHAAVAQALPGLVLPAGFEPSGVTARADGGLTISLTDGVNVLALVTAPRNVKAAPGVASRRVGAGFVWLVGNLPQGALEAALAGISGIDPAGLGTFASPEGSKQ is encoded by the coding sequence GTGAAGCGCGCCGGACTGCTGCTGACGGCGCTGCTGATTCCCTCGACAAGCACTTGGGCGGGCGCGACCGACATGGACGACCTGCTCGCCGCGCTGCGCCAGGCGCGCACCCTGGAGGCGCGCGGCGAGGTCACCATCACCGTGCTGTTCCCGCCCCGCGCGGTGCCCACCCGCACCGCCCGCCGCCTGCCGCTGGTGGCCTTCACGCCGGCCCTGATCACGCGGAATTTCTCGGTATCGCGGGCAGACGGCGGCGCGGTGGCCGGGCGGCCCACGGTGCGCTTCGACCTGCTGCCCAGGGTGGGCACGCGCGCCCGCTGGTCGCTGTGGGTGGACCAGGTGTGGAACATCCCGCTCGCCTACGAGGAACGCACCGCGACCGGCGAGCTGGCCCGGCGGGCGGAGTTCGTGAAGGTGAATCCGAAACCGATCCGGGTGGAGGCGGCTGTGGTCACGCAACCGGCGGCCCTGCATGCAGCCGTGGCGCAGGCCCTGCCCGGTCTGGTGCTCCCGGCAGGCTTCGAGCCTTCCGGCGTGACGGCCCGGGCCGACGGCGGCCTGACCATCTCCCTGACGGACGGCGTGAACGTGCTGGCGCTGGTCACCGCGCCCCGCAACGTGAAGGCCGCGCCGGGCGTGGCGTCCCGGCGGGTGGGCGCGGGTTTCGTGTGGCTGGTCGGGAACCTGCCGCAGGGCGCGCTGGAGGCGGCCCTCGCGGGGATCAGCGGGATCGATCCGGCGGGGCTGGGAACTTTTGCGAGCCCCGAAGGCTCCAAGCAGTAA
- a CDS encoding metalloenzyme domain protein — protein sequence MSGIVWLALDGVGHPLDAPPGSVWEQHLPTLRPLVDAGRALDATLDVPGLPQSGTGQACWLTGTDAVALMGEHYGPHPGPTLQKLLRERSLPVQLAQAGARIALANHYVPAYFEAQAAGPRRNRVGCFPFSFQAAGAELNPPGVPGVGATLGLNFRTPWEPVQPLDDVTRLGTALAGAAPAYDLITLDLWFSDLLGHEGAAPLRPEVLAAGRAYLRRVDALLTGLLEAGARVVLSSDHGNLEDLRVKGHTVARVPFCGSGVELGSPDTVVEGGTVIAGWFGMEIVENAEF from the coding sequence GTGAGTGGCATCGTGTGGCTGGCGCTGGACGGCGTCGGCCACCCGCTGGATGCCCCGCCGGGCAGTGTGTGGGAGCAGCACCTGCCCACGCTGCGGCCCCTGGTGGATGCCGGGCGGGCGCTGGACGCGACGCTGGATGTGCCGGGCCTGCCGCAGTCCGGTACCGGCCAGGCCTGCTGGCTGACCGGCACGGACGCCGTGGCCCTGATGGGCGAGCATTACGGGCCGCACCCCGGCCCCACGCTCCAGAAGCTGCTGCGGGAGCGGTCGCTGCCTGTGCAGCTGGCCCAGGCGGGCGCGCGCATCGCGCTGGCGAACCACTATGTGCCCGCGTACTTCGAGGCGCAGGCCGCGGGGCCGCGCCGCAACCGCGTGGGCTGCTTTCCCTTCTCGTTCCAGGCGGCGGGCGCGGAGCTGAATCCACCGGGCGTGCCGGGGGTGGGGGCCACGCTGGGCCTGAATTTCCGCACGCCGTGGGAGCCCGTCCAGCCGCTGGATGACGTGACGCGGCTCGGGACAGCCCTGGCAGGTGCAGCGCCAGCGTACGACCTCATCACCCTCGACCTGTGGTTCAGTGACCTGCTGGGCCATGAGGGCGCCGCTCCGCTGCGGCCGGAGGTGCTGGCCGCCGGGCGGGCCTACCTGCGCCGGGTGGACGCGCTGCTGACCGGCCTGCTGGAGGCGGGCGCGCGGGTGGTACTGAGTTCCGATCATGGGAACCTGGAAGATCTGCGGGTCAAGGGGCATACCGTGGCGCGCGTACCCTTCTGCGGTTCGGGCGTGGAACTCGGGTCGCCCGACACGGTGGTGGAGGGTGGCACGGTCATCGCAGGGTGGTTCGGGATGGAGATCGTGGAGAACGCAGAATTTTAA
- a CDS encoding YafY family protein — protein sequence MNRTDRLLAVVLELQGREWATAAALARQFGISERTVYRDVLALNEAGVPVLSVPGRGYALMPGYFLPPLHLSVPEAVMLSLGADAMRAAFDTEYAGAADSALKKLTAALPEGRREEVAALRANLRVLPVQDDGDAEALWVLRGAVLAGRVVEFTYFKPSAPPERRRVYPLSLVFLYGAWLLGAFDPARADRRTFRLSRMDDLHVRPDTFERDPGWHTGPEPQREGRNVTVRLRFDAGLERPLRERPSFYQTAARPTPRGLELTLRVRDIRDILGWVLSWGAGVRVLEPPALVEAVRAEARGMLEPSRAHS from the coding sequence ATGAACCGCACGGATCGCCTGCTGGCCGTGGTGCTGGAACTCCAGGGCCGCGAGTGGGCGACCGCGGCCGCCCTGGCGCGGCAGTTCGGCATCAGTGAGCGCACCGTGTACCGCGACGTGCTGGCGCTGAACGAGGCGGGCGTGCCGGTGCTGAGTGTGCCGGGCCGGGGCTACGCGCTGATGCCGGGCTACTTCCTGCCGCCCCTGCACCTGAGCGTGCCCGAGGCCGTGATGCTCTCGCTGGGCGCGGACGCCATGCGCGCCGCCTTCGATACGGAGTACGCGGGCGCGGCGGACTCCGCCCTGAAGAAACTCACGGCGGCCCTGCCGGAGGGCCGGCGAGAGGAGGTCGCGGCCCTGCGCGCGAACCTACGGGTGCTGCCCGTCCAGGACGATGGGGACGCGGAGGCGCTGTGGGTGTTGCGGGGCGCGGTGCTGGCGGGCCGGGTGGTGGAGTTCACGTACTTCAAACCGAGTGCCCCTCCGGAACGCCGGCGCGTGTATCCGCTGTCGCTGGTCTTCCTGTACGGCGCGTGGCTGCTGGGGGCCTTCGACCCGGCGCGCGCGGATCGGCGGACCTTCCGGCTGAGCCGCATGGATGACCTGCACGTTCGACCCGACACCTTCGAGCGTGATCCCGGCTGGCACACCGGCCCCGAACCCCAGCGGGAAGGCCGGAACGTGACGGTTCGCCTGCGGTTCGACGCGGGGCTGGAGCGTCCCCTGCGCGAACGGCCGAGCTTCTACCAGACGGCGGCACGGCCCACGCCGCGGGGGCTGGAGCTGACGCTGAGGGTGCGCGATATCCGCGACATTCTGGGCTGGGTGCTGTCGTGGGGCGCAGGCGTGCGGGTACTGGAACCCCCGGCACTGGTGGAAGCGGTGCGGGCGGAGGCGCGGGGAATGCTGGAGCCTTCCCGAGCGCACTCCTGA
- a CDS encoding phosphotransferase: MSTPLRETTLHLLFTRRAQAALHTLTTDHTTYFGANVTEVAVGAGLAGWPLRRLHFKTLGEEGGVRQTESVWHLDAWPGTVPDWQPGAELPQHAQPWLQTARAPLRSVPWMQPGWFADALAWVDAELAAQDRPRTDEPVVLKHWQISALWRVPTGSGPVYFKAVPAFFRREVEVTPVLARDLPGAAPPVLAADTARGFLLLDDAGREVSEAPDLNALMTQVARLQRASSPLLSTLSLRTRGPEYVRSWLNRLLSEKVLLTGQEGGFTPDETLRLRALQPHLDATLTRLSEDPLPRTLGHGDLHGGNVTTRNGGFTLLDWSDVCATHPFLDVNPAYFFPWQVDPPPEALAAARDVYLQEWADLAPLDDLRSLYADALVCGELFRALGYVDGLQAEVEDKAEWSTAHLDHLRRVLRLSEGQGWTWVP, encoded by the coding sequence ATGAGCACGCCGCTCCGCGAGACGACGCTGCACCTGCTGTTTACGCGCAGGGCACAGGCGGCGCTGCACACCCTGACCACAGACCACACCACGTATTTCGGCGCGAACGTCACCGAGGTCGCCGTGGGCGCTGGCCTGGCCGGCTGGCCACTGCGCCGCCTGCACTTCAAGACCCTGGGCGAGGAGGGCGGCGTGCGGCAGACCGAGAGCGTGTGGCACCTCGACGCGTGGCCAGGCACAGTGCCAGACTGGCAACCCGGCGCCGAACTGCCGCAGCACGCGCAGCCCTGGCTTCAGACCGCCCGCGCACCGCTCCGGAGCGTGCCGTGGATGCAGCCGGGCTGGTTCGCCGACGCGCTCGCCTGGGTGGACGCGGAACTTGCGGCGCAGGATCGGCCACGCACGGACGAGCCGGTCGTGCTGAAGCACTGGCAGATCAGCGCCCTGTGGCGCGTGCCCACCGGCAGCGGCCCCGTGTACTTCAAGGCCGTGCCCGCCTTCTTCAGGCGGGAGGTCGAGGTCACGCCCGTGCTGGCCCGCGACCTTCCGGGAGCCGCGCCGCCCGTGCTGGCCGCCGACACGGCGCGCGGCTTCCTGCTGCTGGACGACGCCGGAAGGGAAGTCAGCGAGGCGCCCGACCTGAACGCCCTGATGACCCAGGTGGCGCGGCTCCAGCGGGCCAGCTCGCCCCTGCTGTCCACGCTATCCCTGCGCACCCGGGGGCCGGAGTACGTCCGATCCTGGCTGAACCGCCTGCTCTCCGAGAAGGTGCTGCTGACCGGCCAGGAGGGCGGCTTCACCCCCGACGAGACGCTGCGGCTGCGTGCCCTGCAGCCGCACCTGGACGCCACCCTGACCCGCCTGAGCGAGGATCCGCTCCCGCGCACGCTGGGGCACGGCGATCTGCACGGCGGGAACGTGACCACACGGAACGGCGGCTTCACGCTGCTCGACTGGTCCGACGTGTGCGCCACGCATCCCTTCCTGGACGTGAACCCGGCGTATTTCTTCCCCTGGCAGGTCGATCCGCCGCCGGAGGCCCTAGCCGCCGCGCGCGACGTCTACCTGCAGGAATGGGCCGACCTGGCGCCCCTGGACGACCTGCGATCCCTGTACGCGGACGCCCTGGTCTGCGGAGAACTGTTCCGGGCGCTGGGCTACGTGGACGGCCTTCAGGCAGAGGTCGAGGACAAGGCCGAGTGGAGCACCGCCCACCTCGATCACCTGCGCCGCGTGCTGCGGCTGAGCGAGGGGCAGGGCTGGACGTGGGTCCCGTGA
- a CDS encoding helix-turn-helix domain-containing protein, translated as MANVVMNRPVGEPWPKATPEIEALVREMIGRVADKWTLLILEVLEEHGTLRFTQVGERVGDISQKMLTKTLRQMEFDGLLTRTVYPVIPPKVEYALTPLGLSLSEAFCPVWEWAQRHHAQVMAARETFGSAPGAE; from the coding sequence ATGGCGAATGTCGTGATGAACCGCCCGGTGGGCGAACCGTGGCCGAAAGCCACGCCGGAGATCGAGGCGCTGGTGCGCGAGATGATCGGCCGCGTGGCGGACAAGTGGACGCTGCTGATCCTGGAGGTGCTGGAGGAGCACGGCACGCTGCGCTTCACGCAGGTGGGCGAGCGGGTGGGCGACATCAGCCAGAAGATGCTCACCAAGACCCTGCGGCAGATGGAGTTCGACGGCCTGCTGACCCGTACGGTGTACCCGGTGATCCCGCCCAAGGTCGAGTACGCCCTGACGCCGCTGGGCCTGAGCCTCAGCGAGGCGTTCTGCCCGGTATGGGAGTGGGCACAGCGGCACCACGCGCAGGTGATGGCCGCCCGTGAGACCTTCGGGTCGGCGCCGGGCGCGGAGTGA
- a CDS encoding VOC family protein has translation MTMKLNYIGFTVSDMERALAFYRLLGLPIPQDIPVEGHVEIEVDGLRIAWDSEALLRDLSPEWTPPSGTGRIGAGVQAPSPAGVDDVAARLRAAGYAVPEPFDAPWGQRYLTVTDPDGTPVDVFAWLPGSDTGH, from the coding sequence ATGACCATGAAGCTCAATTACATCGGGTTCACCGTCTCGGACATGGAGCGGGCGCTGGCGTTCTACCGGCTGCTGGGCCTGCCCATTCCGCAGGACATCCCGGTCGAAGGCCACGTGGAGATCGAGGTGGACGGCCTGCGGATCGCGTGGGACAGCGAGGCGCTGCTGCGTGACCTGAGCCCCGAATGGACGCCGCCCAGCGGGACGGGCCGGATCGGGGCGGGCGTGCAGGCCCCGTCGCCTGCCGGGGTCGATGACGTGGCCGCCCGCCTGCGCGCCGCCGGGTACGCCGTACCAGAACCCTTCGATGCGCCGTGGGGCCAGCGGTACCTGACGGTGACCGACCCCGACGGCACGCCAGTTGACGTGTTCGCGTGGCTGCCTGGGAGCGACACGGGCCACTGA
- a CDS encoding phosphoribosylanthranilate isomerase — MIRIKVCGTTSVHDAVLAAEAGADALGFIFAPVSKRLVTPLVAREAGLSVGPAVARVGVFMNQGLDDVLRTAEAARVSAVQMHGPLSRLYVEGVATYYPVLRVVRPADLAAEADVWTGVPGVTLMLDAPEPGGGVPLDWAALRPHFPPGTWLAGGLGPANVGAAIRELRPAVVDAVSRLERSPGVKDEAAVRAFVQAVRTADRNPEPESYPQ; from the coding sequence ATGATCCGCATCAAGGTCTGCGGCACCACGTCGGTGCACGACGCCGTGCTGGCCGCCGAGGCGGGGGCGGACGCCCTGGGCTTCATCTTCGCGCCCGTCAGCAAACGCCTCGTGACACCGCTGGTGGCGCGCGAGGCGGGCCTGAGCGTCGGGCCGGCGGTGGCGCGGGTGGGCGTCTTCATGAACCAGGGCCTGGACGACGTACTCCGCACGGCCGAGGCGGCGCGCGTCTCCGCCGTGCAGATGCACGGCCCGCTGTCCAGGCTTTACGTGGAGGGGGTTGCCACGTATTATCCCGTTCTGCGCGTCGTGCGCCCCGCCGATCTGGCGGCGGAGGCCGACGTGTGGACGGGCGTGCCCGGCGTCACCCTGATGCTGGACGCGCCCGAACCCGGCGGCGGCGTGCCGCTCGACTGGGCCGCGCTGCGCCCGCACTTTCCACCCGGCACATGGCTGGCCGGGGGCCTGGGGCCGGCGAACGTGGGGGCCGCCATCCGCGAGCTGAGGCCGGCGGTGGTGGACGCCGTGAGTCGCCTGGAACGCTCACCCGGCGTGAAGGATGAAGCTGCCGTGCGCGCCTTTGTGCAGGCCGTCCGGACGGCCGATCGGAACCCCGAACCCGAGAGTTATCCACAGTGA
- a CDS encoding DUF1800 family protein, with protein sequence MTLTPYQTSLSAEDAAHFLRRTAFGATEARIRALTGRPAAEVAREALAFDQSLAPSNPFDPRTGATFGAAEQLNRAAWLYELIYGPHPLREKLALTWSNHFVIGTDKVKNLSALTGYLTVLRAHAATASFPQFALAVAQTPAMLRYLDNDQNRKGKPNENFSRELLELFTTGIGHYTEQDVHEGARALSGWTFTGGRGNKHYLEPQAFVATPRQHDDGRKTYLGQSGNFTPEDIVRMAASHPQTAVFVSRKLHRAFVSDVPDEAAVQGSAQTWQRTGGNVGAVLAELLSSQVFYASRSRIVRSPVEYAVAAVRILGQPELEPKAVVNLSQAAQRMGQQLLHPPSVKGWDGGREWINDSTLLLRIQLAAALTLGKTAPDLIRAPGDLALLGSERPAVAGALSGLNPRQRTYLSLISPEFQLA encoded by the coding sequence ATGACCCTGACCCCCTACCAGACCAGCCTCTCGGCCGAGGACGCCGCCCATTTCCTGCGCCGCACCGCCTTCGGCGCGACCGAGGCCCGCATCCGGGCACTCACCGGCCGCCCGGCGGCAGAGGTGGCCCGCGAGGCGCTGGCCTTCGACCAGTCGCTGGCACCCTCCAACCCCTTCGATCCGCGAACCGGGGCGACCTTCGGTGCGGCGGAGCAGCTGAACCGCGCCGCGTGGCTGTACGAGCTGATCTACGGCCCGCACCCATTGCGCGAGAAGCTCGCCCTGACCTGGAGCAACCACTTCGTGATCGGCACCGACAAGGTCAAGAACCTCTCGGCGCTGACCGGCTACCTGACGGTGCTGCGCGCGCACGCGGCGACGGCCAGCTTTCCGCAGTTCGCGCTGGCGGTCGCCCAGACCCCGGCCATGCTGCGTTACCTGGACAACGACCAGAACAGGAAGGGCAAACCCAACGAGAACTTCAGCCGCGAGCTGCTGGAACTGTTCACGACCGGGATCGGGCACTACACCGAGCAGGACGTGCACGAGGGTGCCCGCGCTCTGAGCGGCTGGACCTTCACAGGCGGACGCGGCAACAAGCACTATCTGGAGCCGCAGGCATTCGTCGCCACCCCGCGCCAGCACGACGACGGCCGCAAGACCTACCTGGGTCAGTCGGGGAACTTCACTCCCGAGGACATCGTCCGGATGGCCGCCTCGCACCCGCAGACGGCCGTGTTCGTGTCGCGCAAACTGCACCGCGCCTTCGTGAGCGACGTGCCCGACGAGGCTGCCGTGCAGGGCAGTGCCCAGACCTGGCAGCGCACCGGGGGCAACGTGGGCGCGGTACTGGCCGAGCTGCTCTCCAGCCAGGTCTTCTACGCCAGCCGGAGCCGGATCGTGCGCTCCCCGGTCGAGTACGCGGTGGCGGCCGTGCGGATCCTGGGGCAACCGGAACTGGAGCCGAAGGCCGTGGTGAACCTCAGTCAGGCCGCGCAGCGTATGGGCCAGCAGCTGCTGCACCCGCCATCTGTGAAGGGCTGGGACGGGGGCCGCGAGTGGATCAACGACTCCACCCTGCTGTTGCGAATCCAGCTGGCCGCCGCCCTGACCCTCGGCAAGACCGCTCCCGACCTGATCCGGGCTCCCGGCGACCTCGCGCTGCTGGGCAGCGAACGCCCCGCCGTAGCCGGTGCCCTGAGTGGCCTGAACCCGCGCCAGCGCACGTACCTGTCGCTGATCAGCCCT
- a CDS encoding metal-dependent transcriptional regulator, with amino-acid sequence MTARTLSRSAEDYLKHLYGLGQTGKVSTQALATALEVAPASVTGMLRKLAEQGLVSHAPYQGAQLTAEGERVALEVLRHHRLLELFLHRALGVPLDEVHEEAERLEHALSERLEARIAAWLGDPTHDPHGDPIPTLDGELPARSERRLSQLAPGDRGVVARVPDGDAGQLRALVEAGLTPGADVLVQAVDAALGTLTAGLTGRSLTLSLGVAAQVHVHAPSRHSS; translated from the coding sequence ATGACGGCCCGCACCCTGTCCCGCTCGGCGGAGGACTACCTCAAGCACCTGTACGGGCTGGGGCAGACGGGCAAGGTCAGCACCCAGGCGCTCGCCACGGCGCTGGAGGTCGCGCCGGCCAGCGTGACCGGCATGCTCCGCAAACTGGCCGAGCAGGGCCTGGTGTCGCACGCGCCGTACCAGGGCGCGCAGCTGACCGCCGAGGGCGAACGCGTGGCCCTGGAGGTGCTGCGCCACCACCGCCTGCTGGAACTGTTCCTGCACCGCGCCCTGGGCGTGCCGCTGGACGAGGTGCACGAGGAAGCCGAGCGGCTCGAGCACGCCCTGAGCGAGCGGCTGGAAGCGCGCATCGCCGCGTGGCTGGGCGATCCCACGCACGACCCACACGGCGACCCGATTCCCACCCTGGACGGCGAACTGCCCGCGCGGTCCGAACGGCGGCTCTCGCAGCTCGCCCCCGGTGACCGTGGCGTGGTGGCCCGCGTGCCCGACGGAGATGCCGGACAGCTTCGCGCCCTGGTCGAGGCGGGCCTCACGCCCGGCGCGGACGTGCTGGTGCAGGCGGTGGATGCCGCGCTCGGAACCCTGACCGCCGGACTGACCGGGCGCTCCCTGACGTTGTCCCTCGGGGTGGCCGCGCAAGTGCACGTGCACGCCCCATCTCGCCACAGTTCATGA
- a CDS encoding VOC family protein, with amino-acid sequence MKTNLSFVTLHTADYAAALAFFTDVLDFEATETRPGATAFVQAGGAGLALRSTGGLTPPLGTGVTVYFTVPDLQAFHDQVVARGATVSEPLHDMPFGRTFTVQSPDGHQLGFWQEPV; translated from the coding sequence ATGAAGACAAACCTGTCGTTCGTGACACTGCATACCGCCGATTACGCCGCCGCCCTGGCCTTCTTCACGGACGTGCTGGACTTCGAGGCGACTGAAACCCGTCCGGGCGCGACGGCCTTCGTGCAGGCGGGCGGCGCCGGGCTGGCCCTGCGGAGCACCGGGGGACTGACGCCGCCGCTGGGCACCGGCGTGACCGTGTACTTCACGGTGCCGGACCTCCAGGCGTTCCATGATCAGGTGGTGGCGCGCGGCGCGACGGTCAGCGAGCCGCTCCATGACATGCCCTTCGGGCGGACGTTCACGGTGCAGTCGCCGGACGGGCACCAGCTCGGCTTCTGGCAGGAACCGGTATGA